One Parcubacteria group bacterium DNA window includes the following coding sequences:
- a CDS encoding DUF4012 domain-containing protein, translating into MNGFLTKKRIIIFALIAVIIAGGTFFFFYAKNNKLSIAVKSFSALSKISQLLPIQEDTKKELEVVDNLVAKLTEKNDKTWNFMLLLQNNMELRPGGGFLGQYALVKVKNGEVISSTFEDANLLDQRITAKVPTPYPLERMMQLKNWKFRDSNFSPDFPTNVEKAKYFYRLAGGGGNFDGIVAINATVFNDILKLTGPITAGGVEFDGNNGFLKLEEIVEKKYLMDPDLDTQNRKVIMKTMTPMVISRLFSLGNISKIANLAHEELRNKNVQINFTDSSLQSLVASVYWDGKVATDWSGDYLMVVDANMGALKTDYYIKRNINYEIDFNGEKPVATLTMQYRNTAPYGDWRTSDYHSYIRIYAPQGAKLLDRKMISPPIVKDEFEKTYFGSLLHVLIGGETEVMIKYELPDTVTKDNYKLLIQKQSGVGDIPVKVKLKKDGQEFDQEQTMLKDLKFEFQ; encoded by the coding sequence ATGAATGGGTTTTTGACCAAGAAACGCATTATTATTTTTGCATTAATAGCCGTGATTATTGCTGGAGGGACTTTCTTTTTCTTCTACGCAAAAAACAACAAATTAAGCATTGCAGTAAAATCTTTTTCTGCTCTCAGCAAAATATCCCAACTTCTTCCAATTCAGGAGGATACAAAAAAAGAACTGGAAGTAGTTGACAATTTGGTTGCCAAATTGACGGAGAAGAATGACAAAACTTGGAATTTCATGTTGCTTCTTCAAAACAACATGGAGCTTCGTCCGGGAGGAGGATTTTTGGGACAATATGCGCTTGTCAAAGTGAAAAATGGAGAAGTGATAAGTTCAACATTCGAAGATGCCAATCTTTTGGATCAAAGAATAACTGCCAAAGTGCCGACTCCATATCCGCTGGAAAGAATGATGCAGCTCAAAAATTGGAAGTTCCGCGATTCTAATTTTTCTCCTGATTTTCCAACTAATGTTGAAAAAGCCAAATATTTCTATCGTTTGGCGGGCGGAGGAGGAAATTTTGACGGAATTGTTGCTATTAATGCCACAGTTTTCAATGATATTTTGAAACTTACCGGTCCGATAACAGCAGGAGGAGTGGAATTTGATGGCAATAATGGCTTTTTGAAACTGGAAGAAATTGTCGAGAAAAAATATCTTATGGATCCTGATTTGGATACTCAGAACCGAAAAGTGATTATGAAAACTATGACCCCGATGGTTATCAGCAGATTGTTCAGTCTGGGAAATATTTCGAAAATTGCCAATCTGGCGCATGAAGAACTCAGGAACAAGAATGTTCAGATAAACTTTACTGATTCCAGTTTGCAATCTTTGGTGGCGAGTGTCTATTGGGATGGAAAAGTGGCCACTGATTGGAGCGGAGATTATTTGATGGTTGTCGATGCTAACATGGGTGCGCTCAAGACGGATTACTATATTAAAAGAAATATAAATTATGAAATAGATTTTAACGGAGAAAAACCAGTAGCCACCTTGACGATGCAATATCGAAACACCGCGCCGTATGGAGATTGGAGAACTAGTGATTATCATTCCTATATCCGAATATATGCTCCGCAGGGCGCCAAGCTTTTGGACAGAAAAATGATCAGTCCTCCGATTGTCAAAGACGAATTCGAAAAAACCTATTTCGGTTCGCTTCTTCACGTTCTGATCGGAGGAGAAACGGAAGTGATGATAAAATATGAATTGCCGGATACTGTCACCAAGGATAATTATAAACTTTTAATTCAGAAGCAGTCGGGAGTGGGAGATATACCAGTCAAAGTTAAGCTCAAAAAAGATGGTCAGGAATTCGATCAGGAACAGACAATGCTTAAGGATTTGAAGTTTGAGTTCCAGTAA
- a CDS encoding glycosyltransferase, with amino-acid sequence MKILMVAPTPFFSDRGTHIRILEEALALEKLGHKIIIATYHIGRDIDPEINTKIDVRRIRRLLFWYKKLEAGPDWQKIFLDLMLIRKTFFLARTQKPDIIHGHLHEGVLIGLLVKKALFWRKMKLVSDFHGSLTNEMVSHGYLGAGMLKKVFNFIEKIINNLGDFAIASSWENTEEIKKFRKDGKVETILDGVDLDYYKNLPVKEESKKELEVPMEKTVVVYTGALVPNKGINYLIDAILIAFRKNKDLFFVVAGFPVKGIKKFVKENGLEGNVRVIHPLNYFDLPKILNASDIAIDPKDSKVNQASGKILQYMGAGLPIVCFDKSNNRRYLADGAYYAREFSCEGICEGILELAQNSEKCNNMGRINKERAKEFGWDNSAKKLDEIYRKL; translated from the coding sequence ATGAAAATACTAATGGTTGCGCCGACGCCGTTTTTTTCTGATCGCGGAACGCATATCCGAATTTTGGAAGAAGCGCTGGCTTTGGAAAAATTGGGCCACAAAATTATCATTGCAACCTATCATATCGGGAGAGATATCGATCCTGAGATTAACACTAAAATCGATGTTCGGAGGATTCGCCGGCTTCTTTTTTGGTACAAGAAGCTGGAAGCCGGTCCTGATTGGCAGAAAATATTCCTTGACTTAATGCTTATTCGAAAAACTTTTTTTCTGGCCAGGACGCAAAAGCCGGATATTATTCACGGCCATCTTCATGAAGGAGTTTTGATCGGCCTCCTGGTTAAGAAAGCTCTTTTCTGGAGAAAAATGAAATTGGTTTCTGATTTTCACGGAAGTCTGACCAATGAGATGGTTTCTCATGGATATTTAGGTGCCGGAATGCTCAAGAAAGTATTTAATTTTATTGAAAAAATAATCAATAATCTGGGAGATTTTGCCATTGCCAGCTCTTGGGAGAATACGGAAGAAATAAAAAAATTCAGAAAGGACGGAAAAGTGGAAACCATTCTGGATGGAGTGGATTTGGATTATTACAAAAACCTGCCAGTCAAAGAAGAGTCCAAAAAAGAATTGGAGGTCCCAATGGAGAAAACAGTCGTAGTATATACGGGAGCGCTAGTTCCCAATAAAGGAATTAATTATTTGATCGATGCTATTTTAATAGCTTTCAGAAAAAATAAAGATTTGTTTTTTGTTGTTGCCGGATTTCCAGTCAAAGGAATAAAAAAGTTCGTCAAAGAGAACGGCTTGGAAGGAAATGTGCGCGTTATTCACCCCTTGAATTATTTCGATCTTCCCAAGATTTTGAATGCCAGCGATATTGCCATTGATCCCAAGGATTCGAAAGTAAACCAAGCCAGCGGAAAAATTCTGCAGTATATGGGGGCGGGATTGCCGATTGTTTGTTTTGACAAAAGCAATAATCGAAGATATCTGGCCGATGGAGCATATTATGCTAGAGAATTTTCCTGTGAAGGAATTTGTGAAGGCATTTTAGAATTAGCTCAAAATTCTGAAAAATGCAATAATATGGGAAGAATAAACAAAGAGAGAGCCAAGGAATTCGGTTGGGATAATTCGGCCAAGAAACTGGATGAGATTTATAGAAAATTATAA